The DNA sequence TATTCAGTGGTCAGTATTCAGCACCCTAGAGGTGCGACGCACTTCGCGAGCGTCGACGAGACTCGGGTTTCAGCACAATGCAGGTCCTGAAGTCGCTCAAAGTGCGTCGCACCTGAACTGACCCGTGATGGGATTCAATCGCCGGTCACGCTTCGCGTTTCGCGTTTCACGCTTCACGTTTCACGTTTCACGCTTCACGCTTCACGCTTCACGTTTCACGCTTCACGTTTCACGCTTCACGTTTCACGCTTCACGTTTCACGCTTCACGTTTCACGTTTCGCAATCCGCAATTCGCAATCCGCAATTCACAACGCTTCGAAAGCGCCAAAACGGCGGGCGATCAGCAGATAGACGGCCATGATCAGGATCGGGCCCATAGTCATGGCCGCGGCCAGGGGCACATTGCCGGCCGTGCCCTGCAGGGTGAGCACGGCCTGACCGATGAAGTAGCTGGAGTTGCCGAGGACGGTGGGGACGATGAAATCGCCCAGCGTCAGCGAGAAGGTGAAGATGGAGCCGGCCACCACGCCGGGGAAGGCCAGGGGCAGGGTGACATGGCGAAACGTCTGGCCGGGCCGGGCGCCGAGATCGGAGGAAGCCTCGATCAGCGAGTTGGGCAGCCGCTCCAGCGCGGCCAGGATGGGCAGCACCATGTAGGGCAGCCAGACGTAGACGAAGACGATGAACATGCCCAGGGGCGAGATCGACAACGACGGGCCACCGATACCAGGCACCGACAAGAGGCCGTTCAGGAGCCATCCAGCGCCGACCCGCCCGAACAGCCAACTGAGGATGCCTTCCTTCGCCAGGATCAGCTTCCAGGCGTAGACCTTGACCAGATAGCTCGACCACAACGGCAGCATCACGGCCAGATAGAGGAGGGGGCGCAGGCGGCGGGGCGCAAAACGGGCCGTGTAGTAGGCCAGTGGAAAGGCCAGGATCGCGGCCGCCACCGTCACCGCCGCCGCCATCGTGGCCGTGCGCACGATGATGTCGATGTTGGAACGCGTCAGTAGGGTGCCATAGGTGTGGAGGCTGAGCTGTCGCACGATCTGCCCGGTGTAGTCGTCCAGACGGAAGAAGCTCTGAAGCAACAACATCAGCAACGACCCCAGGTAGATCACACCCAACCACAGCAGGGGCGGGATCAGCAGCAGCGCCAACATCACCAGCGGCTGCGCCCACAGATAGTTCGACGCCCGGCGCAGCATATCAGGCCCCGATCACCCGGTTGTGGGCCGGATGCCACTGCAAACACACGCTCTGGTTGCGCGCGGCCAGCACGTCCATCGACGTCGTCCTCAGATTCTGCTCGACCACCGTCAGTTCCCCGCCCTGCGCCAGCGCCACCAGATAGCGCGTATACATGCCCAGATAGATGACCTCGCGCACCACGCCATCGGCCGCGCACAGCCCCGGCGCCACGGCGCTGCCCGCGGGCGTGATGTGGATCTTCTCCGGGCGGATGGCGAAGGTCTGCGCCCGGCCGGTGATGGTCTGGGCGGCGGCGCCGCTGACAAGGTTGGAGACGCCGACGAACCCGGCCACAAAAGCTGTATTCGGTCGCTCGTAGATCTCGGCCGGCGACCCGACCTGCTCGATCTTGCCCTGATTGAACACGGCCAGCCGGTCGGACATAGTCAGGGCTTCTTCCTGGTCGTGCGTGACATAGACGAAGGTGATCCCGACCTGCTGCTGGATGTTCTTGAGTTCGATCTGCATGGCCTGGCGCAGCTTGAGGTCGAGCGCGCCCAGGGGTTCATCGAGGAGGAGGACGCGCGGGCGGTTGATGAGGGCGCGGGCCAGGGCCACGCGCTGGCGTTGTCCGCCCGACAGCTGCGAGGGTTTGCGCCCGCCCATCCCCGGCAGATGCACCAACTCAAGCATCTCGCCCACCCGCCGCTCCCGCTCTGGCTTGGGCGTCTTGCGGATCATCAGGCCGTAGCCGATGTTCTCGGCCACCGTCATGTGCGGGAAGAGGGCGTAGTCCTGGAAGACGGTGTTGACATCGCGCTCGTTCGGCGGCAGATTCGAGACATCCTTGCCGTGCAGGAAGATCTGGCCGCTGCTCGGTCGCTCGAAACCAGCGATCATGCGCAGGCTGGTGGTCTTGCCCGACCCCGACGGCCCCAACAGGGTGAAGAATTCGCCGTCGGCGATATCCAGGTCGATGCCATCCACGGCCCTGACCTCGCCAAAATGACGGCTGACATGGATGAAACGGATGGCAAGCTGGTTGACGGGGTCAGACACGGAGCGAATCTCCTCGGTTCAGACGCCTGACAGGTCGGGCAAAGCGTGGCTTCGCCAGCGACCTGTCAGGCGTTTCTGCTCAACTGTGCGCGATCATCACATGCTTGGTGATCTGATAATCGCCCATGGCCTCGGCCGAGAGGTCTTTGCCAAAGCCCGACTGCTTGAAGCCGCCGTGCGGGGTCTCGGAATTGAGCGGCATGTGGTCGTTGATCCAGACGGTGCCGAATTCGAGTTGGCTGGCGATGCGCATGGCCCGGCCGATGTCTTTGGTGAAGACCGAGGCCGCCAGCCCGTACAGGACATCGTTGCCATAGCCCACGGCCTCCTCTTCCCCATCGAAGGGCATGATCGTGACCACCGGCCCGAAGACCTCGTTCTGGACGATGTCGGCATGCTGCTCGACCTCGGCGACGACGGTGGGGCTGAAGAAATAGCCTTTGCCCAGGCCTGCGGGCGCGCCGCCTCCGGTGAGGATGCGGGCGCCGGCCGCCCGAGCCCGGCTGATGAACCCGGCCACGCGGTCGCGCTGCGTCCCCGAGATCAGCGGCCCCATCTCTACCTCGTCATCGAAGGGATCGCCCACCTTGACGGCGGACATCGACGCCACCAGCGCCTCTTGCACGGCCTGGTACACGCCGGCCTGGGCATAGATGCGGGTGGCGGCGGTGCAATCCTGGCCGGTGTTGTAGGTGGCGCCGACGGTGGCCTTGGCGGCCAGGGCTTCGAGATCGGCGTCGTCGAAGACGAGGATGGGGGCTTTGCCGCCCAGTTCCAGATGGACGCGTTTCAGGGTCTTGGCCGCGGTTTCCATCACCTTTTTGCCGGTGGCGGTGGAGCCGGTCAGGCTGATCATGCGCACGTCGGGGTGCTCGACCAGGGCCTGGCCCACGGCATTGCCGCCGGTGACGACATTGACCACGCCAGCGGGGATGCCGGCCTCGGCCAGCAGTTCGGCCAGCATGAGGGTGGTGAGGGGTGTGCCGGGCGCGGGCTTGAGCACGACCGTGCAGCCGGCGGCCAGGGCGGGGCCAAGTTTCCAGATCGCCATCATCAGCGGGTAGTTCCAGGGCGCGATCTGGCCGACCACGCCCACCGGCTCGCGACGGTACATGGAGGTGTAGCCGGCCATGAATTCACCGGCGTGTGAACCATGCGTATCGCGGGCGGCGGTGGCAAAGAAGCGCAGGTTGTCGATCAGCATGGGCAGGTCGGCGCCCAGGCTGGTGTAGGCATAGGGTTTGCCGGTGTGCAGCGATTCGGCGCGGGCGAAGTCCTCGATGCGGGCCTCGATCAGGTCGGCCAGGCGGAAGAGGGCCAGCGAACGGGCGCCGGGCGTCAGCCGCGACCAGCGGCCGTCGTAGAAGGCGGTTTTGGCCGCCTGCACGGCCGCATCCACATCTGCCGGGCCGGCATCCACCACCTGGGCGATGACTTCCTGGGTAGCCGGATTCTCGATGGCCATCATGCCGCCATCGCGGGCATCTTGCCACTGGCCGTCGATCCAGAGTTTGTAGTTCATAGGCGGGTTGGTGGGGAGTGGAGATTGGAGATTGGTTATTAGTTATTGGTTATTAGTTACTGATTACCAATAACCAATCTCCAATAACCAATAACCAATCTCTAATAACTACGTGTTACGTCGTTGCATACGCAACACGCAACACGTTTCAGGGCATTAGCGCCCGCCTATGACGGCGATGTAGTTGGTCACCCACTCGTGGTAGGGGACGCACTCGCCCTGGTCGCACTGGGCCACGGGGGTGCGCCAGAAGTGAATCTTGTCGAAATTGTCGAAGCCATTGGTGGCGCAACCGGCGTCGGTGAGCAATTCGTTGCCCTTGCAGGCAGCAGGCGCGGCCGGCACCGAGCCAAACCAGGCCGCCAGGTCGCCTTGCAGCTTGGGATTGAGCGACCACTCCAGCCACTTGTAGGCACAGTTGGGGTGGGGGGCATCGACGTGCATCATGGTCGTGTCGGCCCAGCCGGTGGCGCCTTCCTTGGGGATGACGCTAGCAATGGGTTGGTTCTCGAATTGCAGCAGGTTGACCTGGAACGGCCAGGACGAGGAAGCAACCACTCCTTCGTTCTTGAAGTCATCCATCTGGATATAGGCGTCGTGCCAGTAGCGGCCCACCAGTTGGCGTTGTTGGCGCAGCAGATCCAGGGCGGCGTTGAACTGGTCGCGGGTCAACTCATACGGGTCCTTGATCCCCAGATCGGGCTTGGCGCTCATCAGGTACAAGGCAGCGTCGGCGATGTAGATGGGACCATCGTAGGCCTGGACGCGGCCCTTGTTCGACTTGCCGTCGGCCAGGGTCATCTCCTCGAAGACAACCTGCCAACTTCGCGGCGCCTGGCCGCCGAAGGCATCGGTGTTGTACATCAACACATTCGGCCCCCATTGGTAGGGCACGCCGTAGTGCTTGCCATCCACCGT is a window from the Caldilineales bacterium genome containing:
- a CDS encoding gamma-aminobutyraldehyde dehydrogenase, producing MNYKLWIDGQWQDARDGGMMAIENPATQEVIAQVVDAGPADVDAAVQAAKTAFYDGRWSRLTPGARSLALFRLADLIEARIEDFARAESLHTGKPYAYTSLGADLPMLIDNLRFFATAARDTHGSHAGEFMAGYTSMYRREPVGVVGQIAPWNYPLMMAIWKLGPALAAGCTVVLKPAPGTPLTTLMLAELLAEAGIPAGVVNVVTGGNAVGQALVEHPDVRMISLTGSTATGKKVMETAAKTLKRVHLELGGKAPILVFDDADLEALAAKATVGATYNTGQDCTAATRIYAQAGVYQAVQEALVASMSAVKVGDPFDDEVEMGPLISGTQRDRVAGFISRARAAGARILTGGGAPAGLGKGYFFSPTVVAEVEQHADIVQNEVFGPVVTIMPFDGEEEAVGYGNDVLYGLAASVFTKDIGRAMRIASQLEFGTVWINDHMPLNSETPHGGFKQSGFGKDLSAEAMGDYQITKHVMIAHS
- a CDS encoding ABC transporter permease, which produces MLRRASNYLWAQPLVMLALLLIPPLLWLGVIYLGSLLMLLLQSFFRLDDYTGQIVRQLSLHTYGTLLTRSNIDIIVRTATMAAAVTVAAAILAFPLAYYTARFAPRRLRPLLYLAVMLPLWSSYLVKVYAWKLILAKEGILSWLFGRVGAGWLLNGLLSVPGIGGPSLSISPLGMFIVFVYVWLPYMVLPILAALERLPNSLIEASSDLGARPGQTFRHVTLPLAFPGVVAGSIFTFSLTLGDFIVPTVLGNSSYFIGQAVLTLQGTAGNVPLAAAMTMGPILIMAVYLLIARRFGAFEAL
- a CDS encoding ABC transporter substrate-binding protein produces the protein MKPKLFAALMILAILASACTAGSPVAPAAEKGGPLQKIGEGEGQVDIIAWAGYIERGDTDPNYDWVTEFEKSTSCKVNVKTAATSDEMVALMNEGGFDLVTASGDASNRLIAGGKVQEINTALIPSWSTVDERLQNAPWHTVDGKHYGVPYQWGPNVLMYNTDAFGGQAPRSWQVVFEEMTLADGKSNKGRVQAYDGPIYIADAALYLMSAKPDLGIKDPYELTRDQFNAALDLLRQQRQLVGRYWHDAYIQMDDFKNEGVVASSSWPFQVNLLQFENQPIASVIPKEGATGWADTTMMHVDAPHPNCAYKWLEWSLNPKLQGDLAAWFGSVPAAPAACKGNELLTDAGCATNGFDNFDKIHFWRTPVAQCDQGECVPYHEWVTNYIAVIGGR
- a CDS encoding ABC transporter ATP-binding protein, whose translation is MHVSRHFGEVRAVDGIDLDIADGEFFTLLGPSGSGKTTSLRMIAGFERPSSGQIFLHGKDVSNLPPNERDVNTVFQDYALFPHMTVAENIGYGLMIRKTPKPERERRVGEMLELVHLPGMGGRKPSQLSGGQRQRVALARALINRPRVLLLDEPLGALDLKLRQAMQIELKNIQQQVGITFVYVTHDQEEALTMSDRLAVFNQGKIEQVGSPAEIYERPNTAFVAGFVGVSNLVSGAAAQTITGRAQTFAIRPEKIHITPAGSAVAPGLCAADGVVREVIYLGMYTRYLVALAQGGELTVVEQNLRTTSMDVLAARNQSVCLQWHPAHNRVIGA